From Corvus cornix cornix isolate S_Up_H32 chromosome 1A, ASM73873v5, whole genome shotgun sequence, a single genomic window includes:
- the PMCH gene encoding pro-MCH, whose translation MCITSYILILSLLSLFSQGLLLSVSKSLQEVEDEDMLLAALNLGKTLRNGDKTMNRGVIPLLKHYKTEDSTVFNEKNAGNTKFLDRGSRHDFFNHVMPINLGRKQLPYPALKGAMAFPADTEIQNIQSTQERETTDEENSAKFPIGRRDFDILRCMLGRVYRPCWQV comes from the exons atgtGCATCACATCATACATCCtaattctctctcttctctctcttttttctcaaGGTCTTCTACTCTCTGTTTCAAAATCTCTGCAAGAAGTAGAAGATGAAGATATGTTGCTAGCAGCATTAAATCTAGGAAAAACTCTACGAAATGGAGATAAAACTATGAACAGGGGAGTGATACCTTTGCTGAAGCACTACAAGACTGAAGACAGCACTGTTTTCAATGAAAAGAATGCTGGAAACACGAAGTTTTTG GACAGAGGTTCCAGACACGATTTCTTCAACCATGTTATGCCAATCAACTTAGGTAGAAAACAACTACCTTATCCTGCACTGAAGGGAGCCATGGCTTTTCCAGCTgacactgaaattcaaaatattcagtcaacacaggaaagagagaccacagatgaagaaaattcagCTAAATTCCCTATAGGAAGAAGAGATTTTGaca tCCTCAGGTGTATGCTGGGAAGAGTCTATCGACCTTGTTGGCAAGTGTGA